A genomic window from Pseudomonadota bacterium includes:
- the rplL gene encoding 50S ribosomal protein L7/L12, with translation MSKEQVIDYLSNLSVMDIAALTKDLEEKWGVSAAPVAIAGAAAGAGPAAAVAAEPTEFNVILTGCGANKIQVIKAVRELTSLGLKEAKDLVEGVPKAVKEAVAKAEAEEIAKKLTDAGGTAEIKPA, from the coding sequence ATCAGCAAAGAGCAGGTTATCGACTACCTGAGCAACCTATCCGTGATGGATATCGCCGCGCTCACGAAGGACCTCGAGGAGAAGTGGGGCGTCTCCGCGGCGCCCGTGGCCATCGCCGGCGCAGCGGCTGGCGCGGGACCAGCGGCCGCCGTGGCGGCGGAGCCCACCGAGTTCAACGTGATTCTCACCGGCTGCGGAGCCAACAAGATCCAGGTGATCAAGGCCGTCCGCGAGCTGACGAGCCTCGGCCTCAAGGAGGCCAAGGATCTGGTCGAGGGCGTGCCGAAGGCCGTCAAGGAAGCGGTCGCCAAGGCCGAGGCCGAGGAGATCGCCAAGAAGCTGACGGACGCTGGCGGGACCGCCGAAATCAAGCCGGCTTGA
- a CDS encoding 50S ribosomal protein L10: protein MNTEQKAAEVADLQQALAQAQSLVMADFRGLNAQQTGDLRRALRGADCHYRVVKNTLVKRAIGNTPMDVVGPLLAGPTAIAFSYLDPVAPAKVIAKFEGDLPKLTIKGGYVDGKLLDPAGVKQLSEMKGKDQLRGELLATLLAPAQQFVRLLAAAPLNLLYAFQARERKLTSGETEGKSEGEG from the coding sequence GTGAACACCGAACAAAAGGCCGCCGAGGTGGCCGATCTTCAGCAAGCGCTGGCGCAGGCCCAGTCGCTGGTGATGGCCGACTTCCGCGGGCTCAACGCCCAGCAGACCGGCGACCTGCGACGTGCTCTGCGCGGCGCGGATTGCCACTATCGAGTGGTCAAGAACACGCTGGTGAAGCGCGCCATCGGCAACACGCCGATGGACGTCGTGGGACCCTTGCTGGCTGGCCCGACCGCCATCGCCTTCTCCTATCTCGACCCCGTGGCTCCGGCCAAGGTGATCGCGAAGTTCGAGGGCGACCTGCCGAAGCTGACCATCAAGGGTGGCTACGTCGACGGGAAGCTCCTCGACCCCGCGGGGGTCAAGCAGCTCTCGGAGATGAAGGGCAAGGACCAACTGCGTGGCGAGCTCCTCGCGACGCTGCTTGCCCCAGCGCAGCAGTTCGTGCGCCTACTGGCGGCCGCGCCGCTCAACCTGCTCTACGCGTTTCAGGCACGGGAGCGCAAGCTCACCAGTGGCGAGACCGAGGGCAAGAGCGAAGGCGAGGGCTGA
- a CDS encoding 50S ribosomal protein L1, translating into MAKRSKKYREAAAKVDRQRRYSLQDACALVPGLACAKYDESVDVAVRLGVNPKYADQMVRGAVVMPHGTGKALRIAVFAKGDKANEAREAGADVVGAEDLAERIQGGFFDFDAAVATPDMMGVVGRLGRVLGPRGLMPNPKVGTVTFDVAKVVRELKAGRVEFRVEKAGIVHAPVGRASFAAEKLSANVLAVMELLVKLKPASAKGTYVKSIALSTTKGPSVRLDPAEVVGQVTKA; encoded by the coding sequence ATGGCGAAGAGATCGAAGAAATATCGCGAGGCGGCGGCCAAGGTGGACCGCCAGCGCCGTTATTCACTGCAGGACGCCTGTGCCCTGGTGCCGGGTCTCGCCTGCGCGAAGTATGACGAGTCCGTGGACGTTGCCGTCCGGCTCGGCGTCAACCCGAAGTATGCCGACCAGATGGTGCGCGGCGCTGTGGTGATGCCGCACGGCACGGGCAAGGCGCTCCGCATCGCCGTCTTCGCCAAGGGCGATAAGGCGAATGAAGCGCGTGAGGCCGGCGCCGACGTGGTCGGAGCCGAGGATCTCGCCGAGCGGATTCAAGGCGGCTTCTTCGACTTCGACGCCGCGGTGGCCACGCCCGACATGATGGGCGTCGTCGGCCGACTCGGCCGCGTGCTGGGACCGCGCGGGCTGATGCCCAACCCGAAGGTTGGCACGGTCACCTTCGATGTGGCGAAGGTCGTACGCGAGCTCAAGGCCGGTCGCGTCGAGTTCCGCGTGGAGAAGGCCGGGATCGTGCATGCGCCGGTCGGCAGAGCGTCCTTCGCCGCGGAGAAGCTCTCGGCGAATGTCCTGGCGGTGATGGAATTGCTCGTAAAGCTGAAGCCGGCGTCGGCGAAGGGGACCTACGTCAAGAGCATCGCGCTTTCGACGACCAAGGGACCTTCCGTGCGCCTCGATCCGGCCGAGGTCGTCGGTCAGGTCACGAAGGCGTAG
- the rplK gene encoding 50S ribosomal protein L11, whose product MVKLQIPGGMANPSPPVGPALGQHGVNIMEFCKAFNAATQGDKGTVTPVVITIFSDRSFTFITKTPPAAVMLLKAAGVEKGSGEPNKNKIGKVSMAQVRDIARTKLPDLNTQDVDQAARTIAGTARSMGLDVID is encoded by the coding sequence ATGGTGAAGCTGCAGATCCCGGGCGGGATGGCCAATCCTTCGCCACCCGTGGGTCCGGCGCTCGGGCAGCACGGCGTAAACATCATGGAGTTCTGCAAGGCCTTCAACGCGGCCACGCAGGGCGACAAGGGCACGGTGACGCCGGTCGTCATCACGATCTTCTCGGACCGCTCGTTCACCTTCATCACCAAGACCCCGCCGGCGGCCGTCATGCTGCTGAAGGCGGCAGGGGTGGAAAAGGGCTCGGGGGAGCCGAACAAGAACAAGATCGGCAAGGTGTCGATGGCGCAGGTGCGCGACATCGCCAGGACGAAGTTGCCCGATCTGAACACTCAGGATGTGGACCAGGCCGCGCGCACCATCGCCGGCACGGCACGTTCGATGGGCCTGGACGTGATCGACTAG
- the nusG gene encoding transcription termination/antitermination protein NusG has protein sequence MAAAAVDGEQVAGEPAVGGEPVAGGEPVAGGEPVAGEAPDGGEVAAAAPAVPSRHKWYAVHTYSGHENKARLSLLDRIRNAEMQERFGEVLIPTESVVEMVRGQRRTMTRKFYPGYMFVQMEMDEGAFHLVKNTPKITGFLGGNKPVPVKDEEIAGINRQITEGATKPKPRITFDEGENIRVTEGPFANFTGIVEEVRPEKQKIRVLVSIFGRATPVEVDFGQVEKA, from the coding sequence ATGGCCGCCGCAGCGGTGGACGGAGAGCAAGTAGCTGGTGAGCCGGCAGTGGGCGGCGAGCCGGTGGCTGGCGGCGAGCCGGTGGCTGGCGGCGAGCCGGTGGCTGGCGAAGCGCCAGACGGCGGCGAAGTGGCGGCCGCCGCACCGGCTGTGCCGTCACGGCACAAGTGGTACGCCGTACACACTTACTCGGGCCACGAGAACAAGGCCCGATTGTCGTTGCTCGATCGTATTCGCAACGCCGAAATGCAGGAGCGCTTTGGTGAGGTGCTGATCCCCACCGAGTCGGTGGTCGAGATGGTCCGTGGCCAGCGCCGCACGATGACCCGAAAGTTTTATCCGGGCTATATGTTCGTGCAGATGGAGATGGACGAGGGCGCGTTCCATCTGGTCAAGAACACGCCGAAGATCACGGGTTTCCTGGGCGGTAACAAGCCCGTCCCGGTCAAGGACGAAGAGATCGCCGGTATCAATCGGCAGATCACAGAGGGGGCGACCAAGCCGAAGCCCCGCATCACCTTCGACGAGGGCGAGAACATCCGAGTGACCGAGGGACCCTTTGCCAACTTCACGGGAATCGTCGAAGAGGTTCGGCCCGAGAAGCAGAAGATCAGGGTCCTCGTGAGCATCTTCGGCCGTGCGACGCCGGTTGAGGTCGATTTCGGGCAGGTCGAGAAGGCCTAG
- the secE gene encoding preprotein translocase subunit SecE, whose product MIFLVGGLLLAFVLAQTIDWIWGLFARPVDIVVILGGGLIAGAITVHQWRKAETFERANEVVGELSKVTWPTGKETKAATLVVLVTAVVASLVLSLFDVIWSWATALIYT is encoded by the coding sequence ATGATCTTCCTCGTCGGTGGGCTGCTGCTGGCCTTTGTGCTGGCGCAGACGATCGACTGGATCTGGGGGCTCTTCGCTCGGCCGGTCGATATTGTCGTCATCTTGGGCGGCGGCCTGATTGCTGGTGCAATCACCGTTCACCAGTGGCGCAAGGCGGAGACCTTTGAGCGCGCCAACGAAGTTGTGGGTGAGCTCTCGAAGGTGACCTGGCCGACCGGGAAGGAGACCAAGGCGGCGACGCTGGTGGTGCTCGTGACCGCGGTGGTGGCGTCCCTGGTGCTCAGCCTTTTCGATGTGATTTGGTCTTGGGCGACGGCACTCATCTACACCTGA
- the tuf gene encoding elongation factor Tu encodes MAKEKFVRDKPHVNVGTIGHIDHGKTTLTAAITKALALKGGASFIAFDQIDKAPEERERGITIATAHVEYRTDKRHYAHVDCPGHADYIKNMITGAAQMDGAILVVSAPDGPMPQTREHVLLARQVEVPALVVFLNKVDMMAAEDAELLDLVELELRELMSKYEFPGDDIPIVRGSALKALESESKDVKAPEYQCIYELMAAVDSYIPEPKREIDLPFLMSIEDVFTISGRGTVVTGRIDRGILKVGEEVELVGIRDTRKTVCTGVEMFRKLLDEGRAGDNVGALLRGIKREEVERGMVLAAPKSILPHKKFRAEVYVLKKEEGGRHTPFFKGYRPQFYFRTTDVTGEVLLPEGTEMVMPGDNINLVIELLAPIACEKGLHFAIREGGRTVGAGVVTEIIE; translated from the coding sequence ATGGCGAAGGAAAAATTCGTCCGAGACAAGCCGCACGTCAACGTGGGCACGATCGGGCACATCGACCACGGGAAGACGACGCTGACCGCAGCGATCACGAAGGCGCTGGCGCTGAAGGGCGGGGCGAGCTTTATCGCCTTCGACCAGATCGACAAGGCGCCGGAGGAGCGCGAGCGCGGGATCACGATCGCGACGGCGCACGTGGAGTACCGGACGGACAAGCGGCACTACGCGCACGTCGACTGCCCGGGCCACGCTGACTACATCAAGAACATGATCACCGGAGCAGCGCAGATGGATGGCGCGATCCTGGTGGTCAGCGCACCGGACGGGCCGATGCCGCAGACGCGCGAGCACGTGCTGCTGGCGCGGCAGGTGGAAGTGCCGGCGCTGGTGGTGTTCTTGAACAAAGTGGACATGATGGCCGCGGAGGACGCGGAGCTGCTGGACCTGGTGGAGCTCGAGCTGCGGGAGCTGATGTCGAAGTACGAGTTCCCGGGCGACGACATCCCGATCGTACGCGGGTCGGCGTTGAAGGCGCTGGAGTCCGAGAGCAAGGATGTCAAGGCGCCGGAGTATCAGTGCATCTATGAGCTGATGGCGGCCGTGGATAGCTACATTCCGGAGCCGAAGCGAGAGATCGACCTGCCCTTCCTGATGTCGATCGAGGACGTGTTCACGATCTCGGGGCGCGGCACGGTGGTCACGGGGCGCATCGACCGCGGCATCCTCAAGGTCGGAGAAGAGGTCGAGCTGGTCGGCATCCGCGACACGCGCAAGACGGTCTGCACCGGCGTGGAGATGTTCCGCAAGCTGCTGGACGAGGGTCGCGCGGGCGATAACGTCGGCGCGCTGCTGCGGGGGATCAAGCGCGAAGAGGTGGAGCGCGGGATGGTGCTCGCGGCGCCGAAGTCGATTCTGCCGCATAAGAAGTTCCGCGCTGAGGTCTACGTGCTGAAGAAGGAAGAGGGCGGCCGTCACACGCCCTTCTTCAAGGGGTACCGCCCGCAGTTCTACTTCCGCACGACGGACGTGACCGGCGAGGTCTTGCTGCCCGAGGGTACCGAGATGGTGATGCCGGGTGACAACATCAACCTGGTGATCGAGTTGCTGGCGCCGATCGCCTGCGAGAAGGGCCTGCACTTCGCGATTCGCGAAGGCGGCCGCACCGTCGGTGCCGGTGTCGTCACCGAGATTATCGAGTAG
- the ccoS gene encoding cbb3-type cytochrome oxidase assembly protein CcoS: MSVLYLLLPLALLLVASAVVVFVVAVRRGQFDDLETPPRRILIDDELIDDEPRPIAPPPAVSRATTDEGAR, encoded by the coding sequence ATGAGCGTGCTCTATCTGCTGCTGCCGCTGGCGCTGCTGCTCGTTGCGAGCGCGGTAGTGGTCTTCGTCGTGGCCGTGCGCCGGGGCCAGTTCGACGATCTGGAAACGCCACCGCGGCGCATCTTGATCGACGATGAGTTGATCGACGATGAGCCGCGGCCGATCGCCCCGCCACCAGCGGTCTCCCGTGCCACCACCGACGAGGGTGCGCGATGA